A stretch of Clostridia bacterium DNA encodes these proteins:
- a CDS encoding YihA family ribosome biogenesis GTP-binding protein: protein MIIKSAEYICTAVYEEQYPEHDLPEIAVVGRSNVGKSSLINRIANRKHLARTSGKPGKTRTINFFMMNEAFYLVDLPGYGYAQVPKEMKKQWGQMINTYLERRRNLIATVLLVDMRHKPSVEDIQMYSWLQNTHPQVIIACTKADKISRGKWPHHMKIIRQALEMRKTDVIIPVSSLHHEGVEPLMLEMEHKLEEDQAIIK from the coding sequence ATGATCATTAAAAGCGCAGAATATATCTGTACAGCAGTATATGAAGAACAGTACCCAGAACACGATTTGCCGGAAATTGCTGTAGTCGGACGTTCTAATGTAGGAAAATCGTCTTTGATCAATAGAATTGCGAACCGTAAGCATTTGGCCAGAACCAGCGGAAAGCCAGGTAAAACAAGAACCATTAATTTTTTCATGATGAATGAGGCTTTTTATCTAGTGGATTTGCCAGGTTATGGTTATGCTCAGGTACCCAAAGAAATGAAAAAGCAATGGGGTCAGATGATTAATACGTATCTTGAGCGACGACGCAACCTGATTGCTACAGTTCTATTGGTGGATATGCGCCATAAGCCGAGTGTAGAAGACATTCAAATGTACAGTTGGCTTCAGAATACACATCCACAGGTTATCATTGCTTGCACGAAGGCGGACAAAATTTCAAGAGGAAAATGGCCTCACCATATGAAAATCATTCGCCAAGCGTTGGAGATGCGCAAGACTGATGTGATTATTCCAGTATCTTCCCTTCACCATGAAGGAGTCGAGCCATTGATGTTGGAAATGGAACATAAATTGGAAGAAGACCAGGCTATAATAAAATAG